A portion of the Parambassis ranga chromosome 22, fParRan2.1, whole genome shotgun sequence genome contains these proteins:
- the vgll2b gene encoding transcription cofactor vestigial-like protein 2b isoform X1, translating into MSCLDVMYPAYGHYAPYAPSAPAFINSLQAPTGLSSTSPHRRDFMDTPSGPEGMSGGPGAGGSTSSSSSSNSSSSSYTPAASRQEDGPKEKQEAPEAEYLTSRCVLFTYYQGDISSVVDEHFSRALSTYMDGEGKRRAPDQQGTDTPSPSSRRSFPPSFWDSTYSSPQSRSHCEPGAPAYSMDPYASGLHPGLPHPHAHPHPHAHPHSHPHPPESWGYPQAQAYGPPRPLHELYSPSALEPHYGPLLMPTVRPPHLPTLPSHYEVSKLEPTASWPSLLPPGDVSQSLALNIDAGLQQHKKGKELYWF; encoded by the exons ATGAGCTGTTTGGATGTTATGTACCCAGCCTATGGACATTACGCACCGTACGCACCGTCTGCTCCTGCTTTTATCAATAGCTTACAG GCTCCCACAGGTCTGAGCAGCACTTCGCCTCACCGCCGGGATTTTATGGACACTCCCAGCGGTCCCGAGGGAATGTCCGGGGGCCCAGGCGCTGGAGGATCtacttcctcttcatcttcatccaactcttcctcctcttcctacACCCCAGCGGCTTCGAGGCAAGAGGATGGCCCCAAGGAGAAGCAGGAGGCCCCCGAAGCAGAATACCTGACTTCCCGCTGCGTCCTCTTCACCTACTACCAAGGAGACATCAGCAGCGTGGTGGACGAGCACTTCTCAAGGGCCCTCAGCACGTACATGGATGGAGAGGGCAAACGGCGAGCACCAGACCAACAAGGCACAG ACACCCCTTCACCCAGCAGTCGACGAAGCTTCCCCCCATCCTTCTGGGACAGCACCTACTCCTCACCTCAGAGCCGTTCGCACTGTGAGCCGGGTGCGCCCGCCTATTCCATGGACCCGTACGCATCAGGGCTGCACCCGGGCCTGCCTCATCCACACGCTCATCCTCACCCACACGCTCATCCCCACTCCCACCCTCACCCGCCGGAGAGCTGGGGGTATCCTCAGGCCCAAGCCTACGGCCCTCCAAGGCCTCTCCATGAACTATATTCACCGTCAGCTTTGGAGCCCCACTATGGGCCCTTGCTCATGCCCACCGTGAGGCCGCCTCATCTTCCTACCTTGCCAAGCCACTATGAAGTGAGCAAGCTGGAGCCCACTGCCTCCTGGCCCAGCCTGCTTCCCCCAGGAGACGTCAGCCAGAGTCTGGCACTCAACATCGATGCAG GCCTCCAGCAGCACAAGAAAGGCAAGGAGCTGTACTGGTTCTAA
- the vgll2b gene encoding transcription cofactor vestigial-like protein 2b isoform X2 produces MDTPSGPEGMSGGPGAGGSTSSSSSSNSSSSSYTPAASRQEDGPKEKQEAPEAEYLTSRCVLFTYYQGDISSVVDEHFSRALSTYMDGEGKRRAPDQQGTDTPSPSSRRSFPPSFWDSTYSSPQSRSHCEPGAPAYSMDPYASGLHPGLPHPHAHPHPHAHPHSHPHPPESWGYPQAQAYGPPRPLHELYSPSALEPHYGPLLMPTVRPPHLPTLPSHYEVSKLEPTASWPSLLPPGDVSQSLALNIDAGLQQHKKGKELYWF; encoded by the exons ATGGACACTCCCAGCGGTCCCGAGGGAATGTCCGGGGGCCCAGGCGCTGGAGGATCtacttcctcttcatcttcatccaactcttcctcctcttcctacACCCCAGCGGCTTCGAGGCAAGAGGATGGCCCCAAGGAGAAGCAGGAGGCCCCCGAAGCAGAATACCTGACTTCCCGCTGCGTCCTCTTCACCTACTACCAAGGAGACATCAGCAGCGTGGTGGACGAGCACTTCTCAAGGGCCCTCAGCACGTACATGGATGGAGAGGGCAAACGGCGAGCACCAGACCAACAAGGCACAG ACACCCCTTCACCCAGCAGTCGACGAAGCTTCCCCCCATCCTTCTGGGACAGCACCTACTCCTCACCTCAGAGCCGTTCGCACTGTGAGCCGGGTGCGCCCGCCTATTCCATGGACCCGTACGCATCAGGGCTGCACCCGGGCCTGCCTCATCCACACGCTCATCCTCACCCACACGCTCATCCCCACTCCCACCCTCACCCGCCGGAGAGCTGGGGGTATCCTCAGGCCCAAGCCTACGGCCCTCCAAGGCCTCTCCATGAACTATATTCACCGTCAGCTTTGGAGCCCCACTATGGGCCCTTGCTCATGCCCACCGTGAGGCCGCCTCATCTTCCTACCTTGCCAAGCCACTATGAAGTGAGCAAGCTGGAGCCCACTGCCTCCTGGCCCAGCCTGCTTCCCCCAGGAGACGTCAGCCAGAGTCTGGCACTCAACATCGATGCAG GCCTCCAGCAGCACAAGAAAGGCAAGGAGCTGTACTGGTTCTAA